A portion of the Thunnus maccoyii chromosome 20, fThuMac1.1, whole genome shotgun sequence genome contains these proteins:
- the LOC121886786 gene encoding protein FAM13C-like, with translation MFCFCLQSSLLKLQALEVEGGPSLGPSPEESPPALGSKEQKSPCSPAELGGREGKTLALCHSIPADENSPPELLTVLTRPPQSPRHQPLTAIHPGQQPLTPDGPLSPSPHHSPYSPQRSSPGGEGGGEGGAGGEGALLQLLAGGPSPLPSPRCSSLSHSLRFNTDPDTAPSPPCSQQYILSRGRDRTEGSEDECPSSVSFLTRQIQTLKKKVRRFEDQFEQDMNYKPSHNDKYSNPEMVRVMNELAKARKQLKELRLRQSLFESKEPDGPENSEICRLASGQQAASEHKASLEETVESLFRRLREKRQALGLPDNMKEMTQAQMVMEKITLQKCLLYFESLHGRPGTKQEKNLVKPLYDRYQLIKRLLCASPTITTIEEEDGSDEDPMNLMTVDERPVPPPRRVTRPTAGEEDSDRDSDPAFVSPLDEVKAVRQQPALTTANLHEASRSQLLECLRETRAEKKTRRKALREFEDEFFRQTGRICQKEDRTPMKEEYQEYKQLKAKLRLLEVLLSKQEVTKTM, from the exons ATGTTCTGCTTCTGCCTGCAGAGTTCCCTGCTGAAGCTCCAGGCgctggaggtggaggggggtcCCTCACTGGGTCCGTCCCCGGAGGAGAGCCCCCCTGCCCTGGGCAGTAAGGAACAGAAGAGCCCCTGCAGCCCGGCTGAGCtcggagggagggaggggaagacgCTGGCTCTCTGCCACAGCATCCCTGCCGATGAGAACAGCCCACCAG AGCTGCTGACAGTGTTGACCAGACCTCCACAGTCTCCCAGACACCAGCCTTTAACCGCCATCCACCCCGGCCAGCAGCCCCTGACCCCCGATGGACCGCTGTCCCCCAGCCCTCACCACTCCCCTTACTCCCCCCAGAGGAGCAGCCCCGGgggggagggtggaggagagggaggagcaggaggagagggagcTCTTCTCCAGCTACTGGCGGGCGGTCCCAGCCCTCTGCCCTCCCCCCGCTGCTCCAGCCTCAGCCACAGCCTGAGATTCAACACCGACCCCGATACCGCGCCATCACCGCCATGCAGCCAGCAGTACATACT GTCTCGGGGTCGGGACAGGACGGAGGGATCAGAGGACGAGTGTCCATCCTCCGTCTCGTTCCTCACCAGACAGATTCAGACCCTGAAGAAGAAAGTCCGCAGGTTTGAGGATCAGTTCGAGCAGGACATGAACTACAAG cCGTCACACAACGATAAATACTCAAACCCAGAGATGGTCAGAGTGATGAATGAACTGGCCAAAGCTCGCAAACAGCtcaaag AGCTCAGACTCAGACAGTCGCTGTTTGAGTCGAAGGAGCCGGACGGTCCGGAGAACTCAGAGATCTGCAG GTTGGCCTCCGGCCAGCAGGCGGCATCAGAGCACAAAGCTTCGCTGGAGGAAACGGTGGAGTCTCTGTTCAGACgactgagagagaagagacaagcTCTGGGTCTGCCCGACAACATGAAG gagatGACTCAGGCTCAGATGGTGATGGAGAAGATCACTCTACAGAAATGTTTGCTCTACTTTGAGAGTCTGCATGGCCGACCG GGCACCAAACAGGAGAAGAACCTGGTGAAGCCGCTGTACGACAGATACCAGCTGATCAAACGTTTACTGTGTGCCAGCCCGACTATCACTACCAta GAAGAAGAGGACGGTTCTGATGAAGACCCGATGAACTTGATGACAGTCGACGAACGTCCCGTTCCACCTCCTCGCAGAGTGACCCGGCCCACCGCCGGTGAGGAGGACAGCGACCGGGACAGCGACCCCGCCTTCGTGTCCCCGCTAGATGAGGTGAAGGCCGTCCGTCAACAGCCTGCTCTCACTACGGCCAACCTGCACGAAGCATCCAG GTCTCAGCTGCTGGAGTGTCTGCGGGAGAcaagagcagagaagaagacgCGACGTAAAGCTCTGAGAGAGTTTGAGGATGAGTTTTTCCGTCAGACTGGAAG AATCTGCCAAAAAGAGGATCGAACTCCCATGAAGGAGGAATACCAGGAATACAAGCAGCTCAAGGCCAAACTCCGCCTGCTGGAAGTCCTCCTcagcaaacaggaagtcacCAAAACCATGTGA